The Paenibacillus sophorae genome has a segment encoding these proteins:
- a CDS encoding HoxN/HupN/NixA family nickel/cobalt transporter: MRRISASNGYVYFLVVLALHVLGGAGFLMATAHEPKLWGLGLLAYTLGLRHAFDADHISAIDNTIRKLIERKRNPLGVGMYFSLGHSTVVFLMVLGIALSMNTFVLDNPKVREIGGLIGTLVSGFFLIFVGLINVFTLMKLWGRARGAANRTGGDFESGHMHGPKGMFTRFLAPAFRMINKSWHMYPLGFLFGLGFDTATEVSLLAITASTANESFSIIGILSLPLLFAAGMSLMDTIDGAIMTRAYRWAFISYKKKTAYNLIVTGVSVVSAFFIGSVQLVHLIEAKWPQPAQWINRLGIDHLGYALAGFLILTWIVSMIIWRGMRGRQAVDGT; the protein is encoded by the coding sequence ATGAGGAGAATTTCCGCCAGTAACGGCTACGTCTACTTTCTTGTTGTATTGGCGCTGCATGTGTTGGGGGGAGCCGGATTTCTCATGGCAACGGCCCACGAACCGAAGTTGTGGGGGCTTGGCCTTTTGGCTTATACGCTCGGCCTGCGACATGCTTTTGACGCCGATCATATTTCGGCCATTGACAATACGATCCGGAAACTGATCGAACGGAAGAGAAACCCTTTAGGGGTTGGCATGTATTTTTCCCTAGGACACTCGACGGTCGTCTTTCTCATGGTGCTGGGGATCGCGCTCTCGATGAACACGTTTGTGCTCGATAATCCAAAAGTACGTGAAATCGGCGGGCTGATCGGGACGCTGGTATCCGGTTTCTTCCTGATCTTCGTCGGACTGATTAATGTGTTCACACTTATGAAGCTATGGGGCAGAGCCCGGGGGGCGGCGAACCGAACAGGCGGGGATTTCGAATCGGGTCATATGCATGGGCCCAAAGGGATGTTTACCAGATTTCTGGCTCCTGCCTTTCGAATGATCAATAAAAGCTGGCATATGTATCCGCTCGGATTTCTGTTTGGGCTTGGCTTTGATACGGCCACTGAAGTGAGCCTGCTTGCTATAACGGCCAGCACCGCGAACGAATCGTTCTCGATTATCGGCATTTTATCCCTGCCGCTGCTGTTTGCTGCCGGAATGAGCTTGATGGACACCATCGACGGCGCGATTATGACAAGGGCCTACCGCTGGGCATTCATTTCCTACAAGAAAAAGACAGCCTATAACCTGATCGTTACCGGTGTCTCGGTTGTATCCGCATTTTTTATCGGCTCCGTTCAGCTCGTTCATTTAATTGAAGCAAAATGGCCGCAGCCTGCCCAGTGGATCAATAGGCTCGGTATCGATCACCTTGGCTACGCTCTGGCCGGATTTCTGATTTTGACCTGGATCGTCTCCATGATTATTTGGAGAGGGATGAGAGGCCGACAGGCTGTTGACGGAACGTGA